A single genomic interval of Musa acuminata AAA Group cultivar baxijiao chromosome BXJ3-4, Cavendish_Baxijiao_AAA, whole genome shotgun sequence harbors:
- the LOC135637363 gene encoding serine/threonine-protein kinase STY13-like: protein MSCVDDCRDGRREEAEFWRPGGIKVVDDSLQLDRYSLGNNGTFPSAQLDIDEKHLIDPKLLYIGAKIGEGAHGKVYEGKYCDQIIAIKVLNGGSTPEETATLRARFIREVNMMCRVQHENLVKFFGACKDPFMVIATELLPGMSLKKYLSTIRPKQLDLYKAISFALDIAHAMDCLHANGIIHRDLKPDNLLLTTNQKNVKLIDFGLAREETVTEMMTAETGTYRWMAPELYSTVTLHRGEKKHYTNKVDVYSFGIVLWELLTNRMPFEGMSNLQAAYAAAFKQMRPPLPEDTPPELVFIVQSCWVEDPHTRPTFSQIIRMLNAVICTLPPAPAPAPGPPEQETVPATMSTRGTITTTTSTRRGGKLSFLRQLFAAKKEGKSST from the exons ATGAGCTGTGTCGACGACTGTAGAGACGGCAGAAGAGAAGAAGCAGAGTTCTGGCGTCCAGGTGGGATCAAAGTAGTGGATGATTCTCTTCAGCTTGATCGGTACTCACTGGGAAACAATGGAACTTTCCCATCTGCACAACTCGATATtgatgagaagcatttgattgacccGAAGTTACTTTATATCGGAGCAAAGATTGGAGAGGGAGCTCATGGGAAAGTCTATGAGGGGAA GTACTGTGACCAGATAATAGCAATCAAAGTTTTAAATGGCGGCAGTACTCCAGAAGAGACAGCAACTCTTAGAGCTCGTTTTATTCGAGAAGTAAACATGATGTGCAGAGTACAGCATGAGAACCTGGTCAAG TTCTTTGGAGCCTGCAAGGACCCCTTCATGGTGATTGCCACGGAGCTGCTTCCAGGAATGTCATTGAAGAAATATTTGAGCACCATTCGCCCCAAACAACTAGATCTTTATAAAGCAATAAGCTTTGCACTTGATATTGCTCATGCAATGGACTGCTTACATGCTAATGGGATTATACACAGAGATCTGAAACCTG ATAATTTGTTGCTTACCACAAATCAGAAGAATGTGAAGCTTATCGATTTTGGACTTGCAAGAGAAGAAACAGTGACTGAGATGATGACTGCCGAAACTGGGACTTACAGATGGATGGCTCCTGAG TTATATAGTACTGTTACACTGCATCGTGGTGAGAAGAAGCACTACACAAACAAGGTTGATGTTTACAGCTTTGGCATTGTTTTGTGGGAGTTGCTAACCAACCGAATGCCATTTGAAGGAATGTCAAATCTGCAAGCTGCATATGCCGCTGCTTTTAAA CAAATGCGCCCACCCCTGCCCGAGGATACTCCACCGGAGCTTGTGTTCATCGTGCAGTCATGCTGGGTGGAGGATCCGCATACACGGCCCACCTTCAGCCAGATTATTCGCATGCTAAATGCCGTCATTTGTACCCTCCCACCAGCACCAGCACCAGCACCAGGACCACCAGAACAGGAGACTGTTCCTGCTACGATGAGCACCAGAGGTACCATTACAACCACCACTTCCACACGCAGGGGAGGCAAGCTTTCTTTCCTTCGTCAGCTCTTTGCTGCGAAGAAGGAAGGTAAGAGTAGCACATAA